In one window of Mus pahari chromosome 3, PAHARI_EIJ_v1.1, whole genome shotgun sequence DNA:
- the LOC110319619 gene encoding olfactory receptor 4P4-like, translating into MENYKNVTEFIFTGLWENRQIELLFFLLFLLCYLAVLMGNSVVLLTITCSHLIEQPMYYFLCHLSLMDLCYTSTVIPRLIRDLASTRKNISYNECMTQLFTAHLLAGVEIFILVSMALDRYVAIVKPLHYMVIMSRRRCDMLIVTAWVLGFWHSIALLLMVLSLPFCGPNHINHYVCDIKPLLRLVCKDVHVVSILSIANSGMVVVAIFIVLLVSYILILYSLRTRSSAGQRKALSTCSSHIMVVVLFFGPCIYIYILPAGSENKDKEISVFYTVIAPMLNPLIYTLRNSEMKSAMHKVWSRLSFRVEICERIL; encoded by the coding sequence ATGGAAAATTATAAAAACGTCACTGAGTTCATTTTTACGGGTCTTTGGGAGAATAGACAAATAGAGCTgttgttctttctcttgttcctgCTTTGCTACCTGGCTGTCTTAATGGGGAACTCTGTTGTCCTACTCACCATCACCTGCAGCCACCTAATTGAACAACCAATGTATTATTTTCTCTGCCATCTTTCCCTCATGGACCTCTGCTACACCTCCACTGTGATTCCCAGGCTCATCAGGGACTTGGCCTCAACAAGAAAAAACATTTCCTATAATGAGTGCATGACCCAGCTCTTCACTGCCCACTTGCTGGCAGGTGTGGAAATCTTCATCCTGGTGTCCATGGCCTTGGACCGCTATGTTGCTATTGTCAAGCCTCTGCACTATATGGTTATCATGAGCAGGAGGAGATGTGATATGTTGATTGTCACAGCCTGGGTACTGGGGTTCTGGCACTCCATTGCTTTACTATTGATGGTGCTCAGTCTGCCATTCTGTGGTCCCAACCACATCAATCACTATGTGTGTGACATCAAGCCTCTTTTGAGATTGGTCTGTAAAGATGTTCATGTTGTTAGTATCTTATCAATTGCCAACTCTGGGATGGTGGTTGTTGCCATTTTTATTGTACTACTTGTTTCTTACATACTTATATTGTATTCTCTGAGGACAAGATCATCTGCAGGGCAGCGCAAAGCACTCTCAACCTGTAGTTCACACATAATggtagtagttttattttttgggccctgtatttatatctatattttaccTGCAGGAAGTGAGAACAAAGATAAGGAAATTTCTGTGTTTTACACCGTGATTGCCCCAATGTTGAATCCCCTTATCTATACTCTGAGAAACAGTGAAATGAAAAGTGCCATGCACAAGGTGTGGTCTCGGCTGTCATTCAGAGTTGAAATATGTGAAAGAATCTTGTGA